The Syngnathus scovelli strain Florida chromosome 13, RoL_Ssco_1.2, whole genome shotgun sequence genome has a window encoding:
- the cacfd1 gene encoding calcium channel flower homolog isoform X1, protein MSSEETAASSKASPPEDDGMTWWYRWLCKIAGVLGGISCAIAGVWNCVTVNPLNIAAGVWMVLNAFVLFLCEVPFCCQFIEFANAVAARADRFRPWQKSFFYCGMALFPIFLSFSFTTLFGNAIAFATGVLYGLASLGKKGDAVTYARLQHHKQADEERMSGAAE, encoded by the exons ATGAGCTCAGAGGAGACCGCAGCGTCCAGCAAAGCTTCCCCTCCGGAGGATGATGGCATGACGTGGTGGTACCGGTGGCTTTGCAAAATAGCCGGTGTCTTGGGAGGAATAT CGTGTGCCATTGCAGGAGTCTGGAACTGTGTCACGGTGAACCCTCTAAACATCGCCGCCGGCGTGTGGATGGT GTTGAACGCCTTCGTGTTGTTCCTGTGCGAGGTGCCCTTCTGCTGCCAGTTCATCGAGTTCGCCAACGCCGTGgcggcccgcgccgaccgcttcCGACCCTGGCAGAAATCCTTCTTCTACTGCGG GATGGCGCTCTTCCCCATCTTCCTGAGTTTCTCCTTCACCACGCTGTTCGGCAACGCCATCGCCTTCGCCACCGGGGTCCTCTACGGCCTGGCGTCTCTCGGCAAAAA GGGGGACGCGGTGACGTACGCCCGGTTGCAGCATCACAAGCAGGCCGACGAGGAGAGGATGAGCGGCGCCGCCGAGTGA
- the cacfd1 gene encoding calcium channel flower homolog isoform X2, whose amino-acid sequence MSSEETAASSKASPPEDDGMTWWYRWLCKIAGVLGGISCAIAGVWNCVTVNPLNIAAGVWMVLNAFVLFLCEVPFCCQFIEFANAVAARADRFRPWQKSFFYCGMALFPIFLSFSFTTLFGNAIAFATGVLYGLASLGKNRLSF is encoded by the exons ATGAGCTCAGAGGAGACCGCAGCGTCCAGCAAAGCTTCCCCTCCGGAGGATGATGGCATGACGTGGTGGTACCGGTGGCTTTGCAAAATAGCCGGTGTCTTGGGAGGAATAT CGTGTGCCATTGCAGGAGTCTGGAACTGTGTCACGGTGAACCCTCTAAACATCGCCGCCGGCGTGTGGATGGT GTTGAACGCCTTCGTGTTGTTCCTGTGCGAGGTGCCCTTCTGCTGCCAGTTCATCGAGTTCGCCAACGCCGTGgcggcccgcgccgaccgcttcCGACCCTGGCAGAAATCCTTCTTCTACTGCGG GATGGCGCTCTTCCCCATCTTCCTGAGTTTCTCCTTCACCACGCTGTTCGGCAACGCCATCGCCTTCGCCACCGGGGTCCTCTACGGCCTGGCGTCTCTCGGCAAAAA CAGACTTTCATTTTAA
- the ptcd2 gene encoding pentatricopeptide repeat-containing protein 2, mitochondrial, protein MALRSFSSSWCRSLLRAYISPKAATSALQQPGWIESCSGAKRHLLSEDVVKLEDFQRRKLAVAHLVTGSDGNFIELFGHKLRRNSLVLRDELKLLLHLCQSAEDMKTARDAIYRYHAENRNVAHGEFKFGPLFMRLCYELGLEKMAAATLTDQEMRGFFAHPTSFNIAIDMLFVKGYHEDALEVLRCMRSQSVPFNKDTLLLASAVCYKLNTSESHAICVLLMEEAQAKGQFVPRHAYCLAVALALQQNDVEKAQWFFAQIMSTDTQLCQNLKILLLAMSGATEEAMTILFSAAKLSKRPSFVRKPEFSQEVLDRLRAHVEGQALADEADGLISRLERAGQVTRQSLDDMLCHTPAPKRKVAPIVVDRHVSRRTLKPLHSALLSE, encoded by the exons ATGGCGCTGCGGAGTTTTTCGTCATCATGGTGTCGCTCGTTGTTACGTGCCTACATCTCTCCCAAAGCGGCAACTTCTGCTTTGCAACAGCCAGGCTGGATTGAATCTTGTTCAGGAG CAAAAAGGCATCTGCTGTCAGAGGATGTCGTCAAACTTGAAGACTTCCAGCGAAGGAAGTTGGCGGTCGCTCACCTCGTCACTGGATCAGATG GAAATTTTATCGAGctgtttggccacaaactgcggAGGAACAGCCTGGTTTTGCGAGATGAGCTCAAACTGCTGCTTCACTTGTGTCAGTCTGCAGAGGACATGAAGACGGCCCGAGATGCCATTTACAG GTACCATGCAGAAAACCGCAATGTGGCGCACGGCGAGTTCAAGTTTGGCCCGCTCTTCATGAGGCTGTGCTACGAGTTGGGCCTGGAGAAGATGGCCGCCGCTACACTCACAGATCAG GAAATGAGAGGCTTTTTCGCCCACCCCACCTCCTTCAACATTGCCATCGACATGTTATTCGTTAAGGGCTATCACGAAG ATGCTCTCGAGGTGTTGCGGTGCATGAGGAGCCAAAGTGTGCCGTTCAACAAAGACACACTCCTGCTGGCGTCTGCCGTCTGCTATAAACTG AACACGAGCGAGTCGCACGCCATTTGCGTGTTGCTCATGGAAGAGGCTCAGGCCAAAGGGCAATTTGTCCCCAGGCACGCTTACTGCTTGGCTGTTGCATTGGCGCTCCAACAG AACGACGTTGAAAAAGCCCAATGGTTTTTCGCACAAATCATGAGCACAGACACCCAACTGTGCCAAAACTTAAAG ATTTTGTTGCTGGCAATGTCCGGAGCGACCGAGGAGGCCATGACGATCCTTTTTTCCGCAGCCAAACTCTCCAAGAGGCCGTCCTTTGTCAGGAAGCCGGAATTTTCTCAAGAGGTG CTGGATCGGCTGCGTGCGCATGTCGAGGGCCAAGCGCTAGCGGATGAAGCGGATGGGCTCATTTCCCGGCTGGAGCGCGCCGGTCAGGTGACGCGGCAGAGCCTGGACGACATGCTGTGCCACACCCCGGCCCCCAAGAGGAAAGTGGCCCCCATCGTGGTGGACAGGCACGTCAGCAGGAGGACACTGAAGCCGCTTCACTCAGCGCTGCTGTCCGAGTGA